In a genomic window of Maricaulis maris MCS10:
- a CDS encoding MarR family winged helix-turn-helix transcriptional regulator — protein sequence MSSTKSQSRRQPAGDLPLPDARSTADPLGVEESVASLPLDGGLEAIRLNDYWPYQVTVLADRIARLTSAIVKREAGLNLSQWRVLAAIAEAPGRTAVEVVNVTPMDKGIVSRATKALLEAGLVVRRASQADGRVSHLYLTTKGKGVYAHLRQAVEAVPLAGNRMMDAGEQGAFCSLVKRLANSIPEADRLG from the coding sequence ATGAGCTCGACCAAATCGCAATCCCGCCGCCAGCCAGCCGGCGATCTCCCGCTGCCGGACGCAAGGTCGACGGCAGACCCGCTGGGTGTTGAAGAAAGCGTTGCAAGCCTGCCTCTTGACGGTGGGCTTGAGGCGATCCGGCTGAACGACTACTGGCCCTATCAGGTCACGGTCCTGGCCGACCGGATTGCCCGTCTGACATCGGCCATCGTCAAGCGCGAGGCAGGCCTCAACCTGTCGCAATGGCGTGTCCTGGCAGCGATCGCCGAGGCGCCGGGTCGGACAGCCGTCGAGGTCGTCAACGTCACGCCGATGGACAAGGGCATTGTTTCGCGGGCCACCAAGGCCCTGCTGGAGGCAGGCCTGGTCGTGCGGCGGGCCTCCCAGGCTGATGGTCGGGTCAGCCATCTTTACCTCACCACCAAGGGTAAGGGCGTGTATGCGCATTTGCGCCAGGCGGTGGAAGCAGTTCCCCTCGCCGGCAACCGGATGATGGACGCGGGCGAGCAGGGAGCGTTCTGCTCTCTGGTCAAGCGACTGGCCAATTCCATCCCCGAAGCTGATCGATTGGGCTGA
- the hppD gene encoding 4-hydroxyphenylpyruvate dioxygenase yields the protein MADLFENPMGLCGFEFVEFTAPERGVIEPVFQAMGFTHIANHRSKDVELWRQGGINFLINYEPDTQAAFFAKEHGPSACGMGFRVKDAAQAYDECLERGAEPVMTEPGISELVIPAVKGIGGASVYLIDRFEDGKSIYDIDFNYLDGVDIHPEGCGFNVIDHLTHNVYKGRMDYWAKYYEDLFNFREIRYFDIKGEYTGLVSRAMTAPDGLIRIPLNEEKSDAVGQIEEYLREYKGEGIQHIAFSCDNLIECWDRLKKAGTEFMTAPPETYYAMLEDRLPGHGEPTEEFKKRGILLDGTTEGGQPRLLLQIFSGKAIGPIFFEFIQRKEDEGFGEGNFKALFESIERDQIERGVINAAE from the coding sequence ATGGCCGACCTGTTTGAAAACCCGATGGGACTTTGCGGTTTCGAGTTTGTTGAGTTCACTGCGCCGGAACGTGGCGTGATCGAGCCGGTCTTCCAGGCCATGGGCTTCACCCATATCGCCAATCACCGCTCCAAGGATGTCGAGCTGTGGCGCCAGGGCGGGATCAATTTCCTGATCAATTACGAGCCAGACACTCAAGCCGCCTTCTTCGCCAAGGAACATGGGCCCTCGGCCTGCGGCATGGGCTTCCGGGTCAAGGACGCGGCCCAGGCCTATGACGAATGCCTCGAGCGCGGCGCCGAGCCGGTCATGACCGAGCCGGGCATCTCCGAGCTGGTCATCCCGGCGGTCAAGGGCATTGGTGGTGCCTCGGTCTACCTGATCGACCGTTTCGAGGACGGCAAGTCGATCTATGATATCGACTTCAACTATCTAGACGGCGTCGACATCCACCCCGAAGGCTGCGGCTTCAACGTGATCGATCACCTGACGCACAATGTCTACAAGGGCCGGATGGACTATTGGGCCAAGTATTACGAGGACCTCTTCAACTTCCGCGAAATCCGCTATTTCGACATCAAGGGCGAATATACCGGCCTGGTCTCCCGCGCCATGACGGCACCGGACGGCCTGATCCGCATCCCGCTGAATGAAGAGAAATCCGACGCGGTCGGCCAGATCGAGGAATATCTGCGCGAGTACAAGGGCGAAGGCATCCAGCACATCGCCTTCTCCTGCGACAATCTCATTGAATGCTGGGACCGCCTGAAAAAGGCCGGCACCGAGTTCATGACCGCGCCGCCGGAAACCTATTATGCAATGCTGGAAGATCGTCTGCCGGGCCATGGCGAACCGACCGAAGAGTTCAAGAAGCGCGGCATCCTGCTCGACGGCACCACCGAAGGCGGCCAGCCTCGCCTGCTGCTGCAGATCTTCTCCGGCAAGGCGATCGGTCCGATCTTCTTCGAGTTCATCCAGCGCAAGGAAGACGAAGGTTTCGGCGAGGGCAATTTCAAGGCCCTGTTCGAATCCATCGAACGCGACCAGATCGAACGCGGCGTCATCAACGCAGCCGAGTAG